In the Leptospira limi genome, one interval contains:
- the hflX gene encoding GTPase HflX: MELARLVGEISVEIGRQIGLLIERTGYVTHLIVGNDHSIEIPHLDRYRVAHSRLRGLRLFHTHLKEQPLNQEDLMDLVLNRFDSITAACVDKDGIPKFFFSAFINPDPDAKEPWILSPKQYPGQIKYGYSDEVEALESEFTKKTSNLKESQKENRAFLVGVYDVRKMKRSPEHSMAELKELCRTAGIHVVDTYMQKRDPDPRTVVGKGKLQEIILTSVHKDIEHLIFDLELTPSQAKKISDASDLKIIDRTQLILDIFSKNAKSRDGKLQVELAQLKYLKNRLSELDDNMSRLTGGIGGRGPGETKLEIGNRRVEEKINRLENELKDLKRRRELNRKSRSRNEIPIVGIVGYTNAGKSTLLNALTNSTVIAEDKLFATLDPTTRRIRFPEEREIIISDTVGFIHDLPPDLSQAFKATLEELGDADLLLHVVDVTNPNYSEQMDAVDTILNSLQLNEIPRMVVFNKADGLDEETYGNLQKNGSLLVSSITREGLSKLLDLIEYEIWKKKEQKQLEVTSN; this comes from the coding sequence ATGGAGCTCGCAAGGCTCGTCGGTGAGATTTCTGTCGAAATCGGAAGGCAAATTGGCCTTCTCATAGAGAGGACAGGTTATGTCACTCATCTGATTGTTGGCAACGACCACTCCATCGAAATTCCCCATTTAGACCGTTACCGAGTTGCTCATTCCCGTTTGCGTGGCCTTCGTTTATTCCATACACATCTCAAGGAACAGCCGTTAAACCAAGAAGATTTAATGGACCTTGTTCTCAACCGTTTTGATTCCATTACCGCAGCCTGTGTGGATAAAGATGGAATTCCAAAATTCTTTTTTTCGGCCTTTATCAATCCAGACCCCGATGCCAAAGAACCTTGGATCCTTTCTCCTAAACAATACCCAGGACAAATTAAGTACGGTTATTCGGACGAAGTAGAAGCACTCGAATCTGAATTTACAAAAAAAACATCTAACCTGAAGGAATCACAAAAAGAAAACCGCGCTTTCCTTGTGGGTGTTTATGATGTCCGAAAAATGAAACGTTCTCCTGAACATTCCATGGCTGAATTAAAGGAACTTTGTCGTACTGCAGGGATCCATGTTGTGGATACTTATATGCAAAAAAGAGATCCCGATCCCAGAACAGTTGTGGGAAAAGGAAAACTCCAAGAGATCATTTTAACTTCTGTTCACAAAGACATAGAACATCTAATTTTTGATTTGGAACTCACACCTTCTCAGGCAAAAAAAATCTCTGATGCTAGTGATTTAAAAATCATCGATCGTACCCAACTCATCTTAGACATTTTTTCCAAAAATGCAAAGTCCCGTGATGGAAAATTACAAGTAGAACTTGCCCAACTTAAATATCTGAAAAATCGACTCTCTGAACTGGATGATAACATGAGTCGCCTAACGGGTGGTATTGGTGGTAGAGGACCTGGGGAAACCAAACTAGAGATTGGAAACAGACGAGTGGAAGAAAAAATCAATCGTTTGGAAAATGAACTAAAAGACCTCAAACGAAGAAGGGAACTCAATCGTAAATCTCGTTCTCGAAATGAAATTCCGATCGTAGGAATTGTAGGTTACACCAACGCAGGGAAATCAACTCTTCTCAATGCTCTTACGAATTCAACAGTGATCGCGGAAGACAAATTATTTGCAACCTTAGACCCAACCACAAGGCGTATTCGGTTTCCCGAAGAACGAGAGATCATCATTTCTGATACAGTAGGTTTTATCCATGACCTTCCTCCCGATTTATCCCAAGCCTTTAAAGCTACTTTAGAGGAATTAGGTGATGCGGATTTATTATTACATGTGGTGGATGTGACCAATCCAAATTACTCTGAGCAGATGGATGCAGTTGATACCATCCTCAATTCGTTACAATTAAATGAAATTCCGCGGATGGTTGTTTTTAATAAAGCGGATGGATTGGATGAAGAAACATATGGCAATTTACAGAAAAATGGTTCTTTGTTGGTTTCTTCCATTACAAGGGAAGGGCTTTCTAAGCTCCTTGATTTGATCGAGTATGAAATTTGGAAAAAGAAGGAACAAAAACAGTTGGAAGTTACATCCAATTGA
- a CDS encoding homoserine dehydrogenase produces the protein MKEVRIGLLGAGVVGTSLLQLLDKNREKIQRHYGINLQLTIIATRNPAKLQGKTNIPVTDDVLSVTKRSDIDMIVELIGGTDTAYQAVRSALENGKTVITANKALLSEKGRELYPIAEKASVELGYEAAVAGSIPIIRTLRDGLASCEFEVICGILNGTTNFILTKMEQESWDYATALKKAQELGFAEADPTFDVEGIDAGHKISLLASLAFREYVSFQTVSVKGISELQSMDIQAALSLGYRIKLLGISKRSSAGILTKVHPTLVPLDHPLANVMNESNAVFYKTKEADSGMMTGKGAGGMPTASAVLSDIIYYASRLGSKDIAKENNLFPEGKRFPEPENLVRYYLRFSTVDKPGVLAEISQILGRHNISIASVQQKESSSEPVSVIVVTHAATEGEFQKSLMEIDTMKNIIKQKTVAIRLLENL, from the coding sequence ATGAAAGAAGTTCGCATTGGTCTATTGGGTGCCGGAGTTGTCGGCACAAGTCTTCTCCAACTCTTGGACAAAAACCGAGAAAAAATCCAACGTCATTATGGAATCAACTTACAACTAACAATCATTGCTACCCGTAACCCGGCTAAACTCCAAGGTAAAACGAACATCCCCGTCACAGACGACGTACTTTCTGTTACAAAACGTTCGGATATTGATATGATTGTTGAATTGATAGGCGGTACCGACACCGCATACCAAGCCGTACGTTCTGCCCTGGAAAATGGAAAAACAGTCATCACAGCAAATAAGGCATTGTTATCTGAAAAAGGACGCGAACTTTACCCGATTGCCGAGAAAGCCAGTGTTGAATTAGGGTATGAGGCTGCCGTGGCAGGATCCATTCCCATCATTCGTACATTACGAGATGGACTTGCTTCTTGTGAATTTGAAGTGATCTGTGGGATTCTCAATGGAACCACAAACTTTATTTTAACCAAAATGGAACAAGAATCTTGGGACTATGCAACAGCTCTCAAAAAAGCACAGGAACTTGGATTTGCCGAAGCTGATCCAACCTTTGATGTGGAAGGGATCGATGCAGGTCATAAAATCAGCTTGCTCGCGAGCCTAGCATTCAGAGAATACGTTTCCTTCCAAACAGTCTCCGTGAAAGGGATTTCTGAATTACAATCCATGGATATCCAAGCAGCACTTTCCCTTGGATATAGGATTAAACTACTCGGAATCTCTAAACGAAGTTCGGCGGGGATCTTAACAAAGGTTCACCCTACTCTTGTACCACTCGATCATCCACTCGCAAATGTGATGAACGAATCCAATGCTGTGTTTTACAAAACAAAAGAAGCGGATTCTGGAATGATGACAGGTAAGGGAGCAGGTGGAATGCCAACTGCTAGTGCTGTACTTTCAGATATCATTTATTATGCCTCCCGTTTAGGAAGTAAAGACATCGCAAAAGAAAACAATCTTTTCCCTGAAGGTAAACGATTCCCAGAACCTGAGAATTTAGTTAGATACTACCTACGTTTTTCTACTGTGGACAAACCAGGTGTTCTTGCCGAAATTTCCCAAATTTTAGGTCGTCATAATATTTCAATTGCATCCGTCCAACAGAAGGAATCCTCTTCGGAACCTGTATCAGTGATTGTCGTTACTCATGCAGCAACAGAAGGTGAATTTCAAAAATCGTTAATGGAAATTGACACGATGAAAAACATCATCAAACAAAAGACTGTTGCCATTCGATTGCTGGAGAACCTCTAA
- a CDS encoding DUF4139 domain-containing protein, with amino-acid sequence MKSKIVTITSLSFLLFTTTTITSDSAFDLSTESDRKSVSVTIYNGGIGLVRETRVLNLSKGIKTLRFEDVPSQIIPQTVRVKGEDPKKLTVFEQNYEYDLISPERLMDKYIGKEVTLYQDGKEKTTSVKAKLIANNGSPVYQIGNEVSLGYNGRVTVPTIPENLFAKPTLVWKLKNETEKEQSVEVSYQTNGLGWSADYILVLDKEENECGLNSWVTLNNNSGAEFKNAVLQLVAGKVNLISNRPAYTPQPRYVKKTMAKEYDEMADSAPEFNQENLSEYYLYTLDQPTTIGYNQTKQVQLFQSEGIEIKKYFVFENLPMYEGNEKNFNNATIKYIFKNAKKNNLGRPLPQGTIRVFKADSKGRQQLLGEDTIDHTPENEDVKIKTGQAFDVVANGKRLSYEVFKLSRGDKSSYSVEIRNRKKEAIEIRFYASLWGDWTITKSSHKFIKESSTKSYSDVPLKAGETVTLDYTVETKY; translated from the coding sequence GATCGTAAGTCGGTGAGTGTAACCATTTATAATGGTGGGATTGGACTCGTAAGAGAAACAAGAGTTCTCAATCTTTCAAAAGGAATCAAAACATTACGATTCGAAGATGTGCCTTCCCAAATCATTCCACAAACTGTGAGAGTAAAAGGGGAAGACCCAAAAAAACTAACTGTCTTCGAACAAAACTATGAATATGATTTAATCTCTCCTGAACGGCTTATGGATAAATACATTGGGAAAGAAGTTACACTTTACCAGGATGGAAAGGAAAAAACTACCTCCGTGAAGGCCAAACTCATTGCCAATAATGGGAGTCCTGTTTATCAAATCGGAAATGAAGTCTCTTTGGGATACAATGGACGTGTCACTGTTCCAACGATTCCAGAGAACTTATTCGCTAAACCAACGTTAGTTTGGAAATTAAAGAATGAAACTGAGAAAGAACAATCAGTAGAAGTTTCCTATCAAACCAATGGGCTCGGATGGTCAGCGGACTACATTCTTGTTTTAGACAAAGAAGAAAATGAATGTGGTCTAAATTCTTGGGTCACACTCAATAATAACTCAGGTGCTGAATTTAAAAATGCAGTACTCCAACTAGTGGCAGGCAAAGTTAATTTAATTTCCAATAGACCAGCCTACACACCACAACCACGTTATGTAAAAAAAACAATGGCAAAAGAATATGATGAAATGGCTGATTCTGCTCCTGAATTTAACCAAGAAAATCTTTCTGAATATTACCTCTACACTTTAGACCAACCAACAACAATCGGATACAACCAAACCAAACAGGTTCAACTTTTCCAATCAGAAGGAATTGAAATCAAAAAGTATTTTGTTTTCGAAAATCTTCCCATGTATGAAGGAAATGAAAAAAATTTTAATAACGCTACGATTAAGTATATTTTTAAAAATGCTAAAAAAAATAACTTAGGAAGACCACTGCCTCAAGGAACCATTCGTGTTTTTAAAGCTGATTCCAAAGGAAGACAACAATTACTTGGCGAAGACACAATTGACCATACACCTGAAAACGAAGATGTAAAAATTAAAACTGGCCAAGCATTTGATGTTGTTGCGAACGGAAAACGTCTTTCCTATGAAGTGTTTAAACTATCTCGAGGTGATAAATCTTCTTATTCGGTTGAAATTCGAAACCGAAAAAAAGAAGCGATTGAAATTCGATTTTATGCAAGTTTATGGGGAGATTGGACTATTACAAAATCCTCCCACAAATTCATTAAAGAATCCTCTACAAAATCCTATTCTGATGTTCCACTCAAAGCTGGTGAAACAGTGACTTTGGATTATACTGTTGAGACAAAATACTAA
- a CDS encoding STAS domain-containing protein → MTKFTFPSLIIETESIRIKGEVVQVVSFVGQITNTNAYEINRSISSVFEDGIYQIILDLSQLEYINSIGVATLISIIKTVEAQTGKIKIGGLNHFLENVIQLMDLPKKLQIYNTKKEAILNWM, encoded by the coding sequence ATGACAAAGTTTACCTTCCCTTCCCTCATCATTGAAACGGAATCCATCCGCATCAAAGGGGAAGTCGTGCAAGTAGTATCCTTTGTCGGCCAAATCACGAATACCAACGCTTATGAAATCAACCGAAGCATATCTTCTGTTTTTGAGGATGGGATTTACCAAATTATTTTAGATTTGAGTCAATTGGAATACATCAATAGCATTGGTGTAGCAACACTGATCAGTATTATTAAAACTGTAGAAGCACAAACTGGAAAAATTAAAATTGGAGGCTTAAATCACTTTTTAGAAAACGTAATCCAACTCATGGATCTACCCAAAAAATTACAAATTTACAATACCAAAAAAGAAGCCATTCTCAATTGGATGTAA
- a CDS encoding phytoene desaturase family protein produces METKFDVIIIGSGIGGLTAASILSQVANKKVLVLERHFKLGGFTHTFKRLGKYEWDVGIHYIGDLAEGSMLRTLFDSVTKRGVQWKKMEEPFEVFDYPNFSFPVYGEKERFRNDLKSKFPKEEKAIDQYFKDVETFTQWFGRHFTLKALPAFFEKAAKLLGLDHIKTPYITTKEYMDSHFQDENLRALLCSQWGDYGLPPKDSSFAIHSMIVAHYFNGGYFPIGGSSKIVDSIEPIVEKNGGAMKILHTVKEIILDGDKAIGVKVDVQKGKTITEHSFFADEIISDAGAYTTYKKLLPKQYSEAFGSPLESLSTQGTTSITLYIGFKESPTKLGFHGENHWIFPTVDHDESYAKRNDLIHGKPPMMYLSFPSLKNPEAEGHTAEAISFADYTNFAKWKEEPWKKRGEDYNELKATITEGMLSFLEERFPGFRDLIEFTELSTPITTEYFTGHKEGSIYGLSCTPERFRQEWLGVRTTVKNLYLTGADACSPGVAGALMGGVAASSVVLGLSGTLRLMKELFQKSQETD; encoded by the coding sequence ATGGAAACTAAATTCGATGTCATCATCATTGGATCTGGAATCGGCGGGTTAACCGCTGCTTCCATTTTGTCACAGGTCGCAAACAAAAAAGTTTTAGTCCTCGAACGTCATTTTAAGTTAGGTGGTTTTACACACACCTTCAAACGTTTAGGAAAGTATGAATGGGATGTTGGAATCCATTACATTGGTGATTTGGCCGAAGGTTCTATGTTAAGAACCCTCTTTGACTCTGTCACAAAACGTGGAGTCCAATGGAAAAAAATGGAAGAACCTTTTGAGGTCTTTGATTACCCAAACTTCAGTTTTCCAGTTTATGGAGAAAAAGAACGGTTTCGGAATGATCTCAAATCCAAATTCCCCAAAGAAGAAAAGGCTATCGACCAATACTTCAAGGATGTAGAAACCTTCACACAATGGTTTGGTAGGCATTTCACTCTCAAAGCCTTACCTGCTTTTTTTGAAAAGGCAGCAAAGTTATTAGGGTTAGACCATATCAAAACTCCCTACATCACAACGAAAGAATACATGGACTCTCATTTCCAAGATGAGAACCTGAGAGCTCTACTCTGTTCCCAGTGGGGTGATTATGGCCTTCCCCCCAAAGATTCTTCTTTTGCCATCCATTCTATGATAGTGGCCCATTACTTTAACGGTGGTTATTTTCCGATCGGTGGATCTTCCAAAATTGTAGATTCAATTGAACCCATTGTCGAAAAAAATGGTGGTGCGATGAAAATCCTCCACACTGTAAAAGAAATCATTTTGGATGGTGACAAAGCAATTGGAGTGAAGGTGGATGTACAAAAAGGTAAAACCATCACCGAACATAGTTTTTTTGCTGATGAAATCATCTCGGATGCAGGTGCTTACACCACTTACAAAAAACTTTTACCAAAACAATATTCCGAGGCATTTGGTTCACCCTTAGAATCTTTGAGTACCCAAGGTACTACATCCATTACACTCTACATTGGTTTTAAGGAATCACCAACCAAACTTGGATTTCACGGAGAAAACCATTGGATCTTTCCAACTGTAGATCATGACGAAAGTTATGCGAAACGAAACGACTTGATCCATGGAAAACCACCGATGATGTATTTATCATTTCCTTCGTTAAAAAATCCAGAAGCAGAGGGCCACACAGCCGAAGCGATTAGTTTTGCTGATTATACAAACTTCGCAAAATGGAAGGAAGAACCTTGGAAAAAACGGGGAGAAGACTACAACGAATTAAAGGCAACTATCACAGAGGGGATGTTGTCGTTTTTGGAAGAACGGTTTCCTGGTTTCCGTGACTTGATTGAATTTACAGAACTATCCACTCCCATCACCACTGAATACTTTACAGGCCACAAAGAAGGTTCCATTTATGGACTTTCCTGTACACCAGAACGCTTTCGCCAAGAATGGTTAGGAGTAAGGACAACTGTCAAAAACCTTTACTTAACAGGCGCAGATGCTTGCTCGCCAGGAGTGGCGGGTGCCCTTATGGGTGGTGTAGCTGCTTCGTCTGTAGTGCTTGGTCTTTCGGGCACTCTAAGGCTCATGAAGGAACTTTTCCAAAAGAGCCAAGAAACCGATTGA
- a CDS encoding formylglycine-generating enzyme family protein, with protein sequence MKKLLMILFVLGFFFTPLVSEEETSEESPFATTKKKVQLWKGEVTGVYKNRLWIKVRIYRNQKISKYSVSELKALFAETKEFPVYQKLTQIKQGLLIVRDTIWEEKNISKNNQFIEVVLVGDYKPDLNSKMKEITTDAYIASYVEEDFFTEPDAFFKGRYTSPRKTVFHPKDRKEMVLVSRGLFLYGQGTDPSSDSFNPYFLEPKASSLKEIPSFYIDKYEVTNAEYDFFLKQTNTKSPPHWIGGKYPEGEDDHPVVHLTYREVEKYAAWAGKRIPTEWEWEKAARGPGVVEYTNRDETLGYQIIASKYPFGDEYDSLYCNTRESKIGKTQSVYELSTEGASPYGALGMCGNAAEWTSSDYQLYPGHHIKNFSFGKIYKVVRGGSYSDSAKNATASARSYGGIPNLSEDRRAGFRLVMDYRD encoded by the coding sequence ATGAAAAAATTACTAATGATTCTATTCGTATTGGGGTTTTTCTTCACACCCCTTGTTTCGGAAGAGGAAACGTCGGAAGAATCACCCTTCGCAACGACAAAAAAGAAAGTCCAACTTTGGAAAGGTGAAGTGACTGGAGTTTATAAAAATAGACTTTGGATCAAAGTACGCATTTATCGAAACCAAAAGATTTCAAAGTATTCAGTTTCAGAATTAAAAGCACTTTTTGCGGAAACCAAAGAGTTTCCAGTCTATCAAAAGCTCACACAAATCAAACAAGGTTTGCTCATTGTAAGAGATACCATTTGGGAAGAAAAAAATATCAGTAAAAACAATCAATTTATCGAAGTTGTGTTAGTCGGTGATTATAAACCAGATCTTAATTCAAAAATGAAAGAAATCACTACCGATGCTTATATTGCAAGTTATGTGGAAGAAGATTTTTTTACAGAACCAGATGCTTTTTTTAAAGGAAGGTATACCTCTCCTCGTAAAACTGTTTTTCATCCGAAAGATCGTAAGGAAATGGTTTTGGTTTCTAGAGGTTTGTTTTTATACGGACAAGGAACAGACCCTTCCTCTGATAGTTTTAACCCTTACTTTTTAGAACCAAAAGCTTCTAGTTTAAAAGAAATTCCTTCTTTTTATATTGATAAGTATGAAGTTACGAATGCTGAATACGATTTTTTCCTAAAACAAACGAATACCAAATCACCTCCACATTGGATTGGTGGTAAGTATCCTGAAGGAGAAGATGATCATCCAGTTGTACATCTTACATACCGCGAGGTAGAAAAATATGCAGCTTGGGCGGGGAAACGAATTCCTACAGAATGGGAATGGGAAAAAGCGGCTCGTGGTCCAGGAGTTGTGGAATATACAAACCGAGATGAAACTTTAGGTTACCAAATTATTGCCTCCAAATATCCATTTGGTGATGAATATGATTCCTTGTATTGTAATACGAGAGAATCAAAAATTGGAAAAACACAGTCTGTTTATGAACTTTCTACTGAAGGTGCAAGCCCTTACGGGGCACTTGGAATGTGTGGGAATGCAGCAGAGTGGACATCCAGCGATTACCAACTGTACCCTGGCCATCATATCAAAAACTTTTCCTTTGGAAAAATCTACAAAGTAGTGAGAGGTGGATCTTATTCCGATTCCGCCAAAAATGCGACGGCAAGTGCTAGATCTTATGGTGGGATTCCTAACCTAAGTGAAGATAGGCGAGCTGGATTTCGATTGGTGATGGATTACCGAGACTAA
- a CDS encoding MarR family winged helix-turn-helix transcriptional regulator, whose translation MGTKFKGSKKEVQALDAFIKLKRASESLSSRLISEFTKWNISESQFGVLETLYHLGPLCQKDLGDKILKSTGNITLVIDNLEKRNLVERVRGVEDRRFISVHLTGEGKKLIEQIFPDHVKRITSEFAVLSPEEQDVLGKICKKLGKKNETCPK comes from the coding sequence ATGGGAACAAAATTCAAAGGCTCTAAAAAGGAAGTACAAGCACTCGATGCGTTTATCAAATTAAAACGTGCGTCCGAGTCCTTGTCTTCCAGACTTATATCTGAATTCACCAAATGGAATATATCGGAAAGCCAATTTGGAGTTTTAGAGACTTTGTACCATTTAGGTCCCCTTTGCCAAAAAGACTTGGGAGATAAAATCCTCAAAAGTACGGGAAACATCACTCTCGTCATCGATAACTTAGAAAAACGAAATTTGGTGGAACGAGTCCGTGGAGTGGAGGACAGAAGGTTTATTTCTGTCCACCTAACTGGTGAAGGAAAAAAACTAATCGAACAAATTTTCCCTGACCACGTAAAACGGATCACATCTGAATTTGCTGTACTTTCTCCTGAAGAACAAGATGTCCTTGGTAAAATCTGTAAAAAACTCGGTAAAAAAAACGAGACTTGTCCTAAATAA